The genomic DNA ACCGCCTGCTTGTCGTCAAACCGCAGGATGACAGCCAGGGCGGGCTTGGCGTCGGTCTCCAGGACGAGCGGCTGCGCATCGCGGGCGACCGGCACGCCGCCGTGGCGGCCGACGACCTCCAGCGTGGCGGCTTCGTACTGGCGGAACTTCTCTTCGTCCTCAGGGGTGACGCTGATGACCATGTATGCACTCATGCCCCGAAGTCTAAGGCACAAGAATCTTGTGCACAAAATAAGTGTGCGCATGATAGGTTCGGAACATGCGGCTTGACGACCAGATCTGCTTCTCCCTGGCGACCGCGTCGCGGTCGGTGGCGGCGCTGTATCGGCCCCTCCTGGACCAGGCGGGACTGACCCAGCCGCAGTACATGGTGATGCTGGCGCTATGGGAGCGCAGCCCTGCCACGATCAAGGAGATCGCGGCCGCGGTCCAGCTCGATCACGGCACCCTGACGCCGTTGCTCAAACGCCTCGAAGCGGCCGGCCACATCGTCCGCCGCCGCCGTGCCGACGATGAACGCAGCGTCGAGGTTGACCTGACCTCGCAAGGCAGGGCGCTGCGGCAACGGGTCGAGACCATTCCCGACAGGATCACCCAGGCGCTGCCACTGACGCCAGAGGAAAACCGGCACCTGCGCGAACTGCTCGCCAAGCTCGGCGGCGAACCTGCCTGAAGGCCCCCTCGGGTCGTCGCGACCGGACGTGACGCGCCTGCCGGATGCGGTCCGGCAGGCGATCGCCCCCGCACGTCACGCCAGGTTCGCCCCCTGGCCCCGGGCTGCTGCCGGCCGTTCCCTCTTCCGCGCCGCCACGATGATGAGTGCCCCCGAGACGACCCCGGCGAAGAACGGGGACGGCACGAGAAGCACGCCGCCCAACGCGCACCACGCCGCGAGGGCCCAGCCGACCCCGGCGGGCACAGCCACGCCCCGTCCGGCGAGGTGCCATGTCAGGCACGCCAGGAGAACCAGGGGCACGGCGAAGCTTCCCGGACCGGCCCAGAAGGTGACCGTGTTCCGCAGGGACTCCACCGTCGGAGCGGCGCCTCCGTCCGCGAGTACGAGCGGGACGGCTGCCCACATCCCCCGATCCACCCAGCCGGTGATGGCCTCTCCGGCGATGAGCGCCAGCAGGGACAGGTGCCCGACCCCCAGCACGAACATGATCCCGCTCGCCCAGCGCAGCAGCCGTTTCCTGGAGTTCATCGTGAGGACCCTTCCTCGGGCTCCGTCGTTGCCCGGTCGCGGTCGCGCCAGGCTCGTTCCCATTGCCGGGTCAGTGCGGGGTAGACGATGAGGTGCCGGAAAGGTGCGATGGCGGCCATGTAGAGCCGCCCGAACCATCCGTTGGGCTTGACGAGGACGGCCATCCGCAGCTCGTAGTCGCCGTTGTCTCCGTTGACCCAGCCGAGATGCATCACGGTGTGCACGGTCTTGTTCGCCAGCTCGCGGGCGGCCTCCCTGTCGAGCTCGTAGACCGCCTTGAGCGGCATGCGCTCGTTGTCCGCGCCGCGCGGAGCGTCGCGGAGGTCGCCGGGCAGGCGGTCGCGGAGCGAGGCCACCCGCTCACCGACGCCCGCTGATGGTTTGTCCCAGCCGAGAAGTGCGCCGAGCTTCCATCGAAGGGCGAACAAGAATCTCGCCGGCCGCGGCAGCCTCACGGGTCCGCCGGCAGCCCGCGTCGCCGCGAGCATGTTCGGGAAGTCGTCGGGCCCCGCTCCGGGAGTGCGGAACGACCACACATCCTCGACCGAGAAGTCGCTCGTGAACTCGTGGATGCGCCACGGGTGGGAGGTGTACGCGGTCTTCGGCAGGCTCACGAGAGCCCCCTTCCGGCCATCATGGCCATCAGCGTCATCTGGTCCAGATCGGGTGTGGCGGTGGGGTCGAGCTCGCGGTAGCGGCGGTGCAGGTTGACCACGATCCGCTCGGCGTCCAGCCAGGTGGCGTACACATCGAGGTCCACCTTCTCGATCGCCTCGACGAAGGACAGGCCCCGGGCGTGGGCGGCGTCCGCCTGCTCGACCACGTGGGTGAGGTAGCCGCGCACCGCGCGGATCCCGTCGGGATCGGTGACCGGGCCGTGGCCGGGGACGATCGTGCCGGCGCCGGTGGCGATCATCTTGTCGCAGGCGGCGATCCAGTTGGCGATCGGGCCGCTCCACACGATCGGGGTGCAGCCGACGAACAGCAGGTCGCCCGCGAAGAGCACGCCCGCGTCGGGCACGTGCACGACGGAGTCGGCGGCGGTGTGGGCGGGACCGAGGTTCGTCACGCGCACCTCGCGGCCGCCGATGTCCAGGGTGAGCTCCCTGTCATAGGTCGAGTCGGGCAGTCGCAGCCGGATGCCGCTGAAGTCGAAGGCGGCGAAGCGCTCGCGGAAGTAGGGGGTGGCCGGGCCGATGTCCAGGACCTGGGTGGCGGTCAGCATCTCAGGGGGCATCTCGTGCCGCATCTCCGCGCAGGTGGCCTCCGCGGCGATGATCTGGACGTGCTCGCCCAGCAGCTGGTTGCCGTGGGTGTGGTCGCCGTTGGAGTGGGTGAGGACGGCGTGGGTGAGCGGGTGCCGATCGCTGACCGGGCGCATGGCGTCGAGCATCTCGGCCGTCAGCGGCAGGTCGAACAGGGTGTCGACCAGGAGGGAGGCGCCCTCGCCCGCGACCAGTCCCGCGTTGCTCCAGCCGTACCCGCCGTCGGGCAGCAGCCAGGCCCACACGCCGTCGCCGACCTCGTGCAGCCCGCGGGTGTAGGGCAGCTTCGACGGGGCGCGGTTGACCCGCGGGCGGGGCGGCCGCCTGTCGGGGTCGTGCCGGGGCGTGAGCGGGTACGGCGCGGCGGACGCGCGGACGGTCTGGCGGGTCCGGCCCAGCCCTTCGACCGTCAGCTCGACGACGTCGCCGTCACGCAGCCAGCCGGGGAAGGCGGCCGGATCGGTGAGGGACAGGTGCTCGATGAGGCAGCAGCCGGGCACCGTGCCTGAGCCGAACACGTCACCGGGCAGCAGGTCCACGCCGCGCGAGGCGTAGGAGATGACCTCGCCGAAGCTCCAGTCCATGGCGTCGGTACGGCCGGAGCCGATGGCTCTGCCGTTGACGGTGGCCTCGACCCGCAGAGCGAGCCTGCCGTCGCGGCGATAGGGCTCGAGCTCGTCGGGGGTGACCAGGAACGGACCGAACGTGGTCGCGCCGTCCTTGCCCTTGGCCTGGCCGATCGCCAACGGCGCCTCGCGCAGTTGCAGGTCGCGTGCCGACCAGTCGTTGTAGACGGTGTAGCCGACGATGTGCTCCTCGGCCTGCTCCGGCGTGAGGTCCCGGCCGCCCGGTCCGATGACCG from Nonomuraea muscovyensis includes the following:
- a CDS encoding DUF1330 domain-containing protein, whose product is MSAYMVISVTPEDEEKFRQYEAATLEVVGRHGGVPVARDAQPLVLETDAKPALAVILRFDDKQAVEAFYHSDDYAPLKEFRQTFAKAHALVIDGL
- a CDS encoding MarR family winged helix-turn-helix transcriptional regulator: MRLDDQICFSLATASRSVAALYRPLLDQAGLTQPQYMVMLALWERSPATIKEIAAAVQLDHGTLTPLLKRLEAAGHIVRRRRADDERSVEVDLTSQGRALRQRVETIPDRITQALPLTPEENRHLRELLAKLGGEPA
- a CDS encoding DUF2867 domain-containing protein encodes the protein MSLPKTAYTSHPWRIHEFTSDFSVEDVWSFRTPGAGPDDFPNMLAATRAAGGPVRLPRPARFLFALRWKLGALLGWDKPSAGVGERVASLRDRLPGDLRDAPRGADNERMPLKAVYELDREAARELANKTVHTVMHLGWVNGDNGDYELRMAVLVKPNGWFGRLYMAAIAPFRHLIVYPALTRQWERAWRDRDRATTEPEEGSSR
- a CDS encoding fumarylacetoacetate hydrolase family protein produces the protein MRWVTYVTDIGDRVGVIGEDLIHPVAPGVSLIELIGRGAAELRAAGDAALASGAGPVPLAEARLRAPIPRPPSVRDCLCFLDHLRNCQQAAGSPRTLKDAWYQIPAFYFACPSTITGPYDDVTISPGSAWFDFELEIAAVIGPGGRDLTPEQAEEHIVGYTVYNDWSARDLQLREAPLAIGQAKGKDGATTFGPFLVTPDELEPYRRDGRLALRVEATVNGRAIGSGRTDAMDWSFGEVISYASRGVDLLPGDVFGSGTVPGCCLIEHLSLTDPAAFPGWLRDGDVVELTVEGLGRTRQTVRASAAPYPLTPRHDPDRRPPRPRVNRAPSKLPYTRGLHEVGDGVWAWLLPDGGYGWSNAGLVAGEGASLLVDTLFDLPLTAEMLDAMRPVSDRHPLTHAVLTHSNGDHTHGNQLLGEHVQIIAAEATCAEMRHEMPPEMLTATQVLDIGPATPYFRERFAAFDFSGIRLRLPDSTYDRELTLDIGGREVRVTNLGPAHTAADSVVHVPDAGVLFAGDLLFVGCTPIVWSGPIANWIAACDKMIATGAGTIVPGHGPVTDPDGIRAVRGYLTHVVEQADAAHARGLSFVEAIEKVDLDVYATWLDAERIVVNLHRRYRELDPTATPDLDQMTLMAMMAGRGLS